The following proteins come from a genomic window of Mauremys mutica isolate MM-2020 ecotype Southern chromosome 7, ASM2049712v1, whole genome shotgun sequence:
- the LOC123374478 gene encoding heparan sulfate glucosamine 3-O-sulfotransferase 1-like, translated as MAFLLVSAYLLLTHTQGAPVENEALLETLKSQVGFFSNKSEHYSAQVRPPGTNRRIPQTIIIGVRKGGTRALLEMLDIHPNIVVATTEVHFFDWDENYVKGIDWYRRLMPFSYENQITIEKTPGYFTSPQAPERIHDMNSSIKLLLILRDPTERVISDYTQVYYNRLESHKRVQPFEEIVIKNGALNTKYKAIQRSLYDIHMEKWLKHFNLDQIHIVDGNTLIKDPLPELQKVETFLNLPSRIMSSNFYFNQTKGFYCIRSDGRERCLHESKGRPHPVVNNTVLEQLYSYFREHNAKFYRMVNHSFDWH; from the coding sequence ATGGCCTTCCTCCTGGTGTCAGCTTATCTTTTGCTGACTCACACTCAGGGTGCTCCTGTTGAGAATGAGGCACTGCTGGAGACGCTGAAGTCGCAAGTAGGATTTTTCAGTAATAAAAGTGAACACTATTCTGCACAGGTGAGACCTCCTGGCACAAACCGACGAATACCTCAGACGATCATTATAGGAGTTCGCAAAGGAGGGACCAGGGCCTTATTGGAAATGTTGGATATTCATCCTAATATTGTGGTAGCAACTACAGAAGTCCACTTCTTTGACTGGGATGAAAATTATGTTAAAGGAATAGACTGGTATAGGCGTCTGATGCCATTTTCTTATGAAAATCAAATTACTATTGAGAAAACACCAGGCTATTTTACCTCACCACAGGCTCCAGAAAGAATTCATGACATGAATAGCTCTATTAAACTGCTGCTTATTCTAAGAGACCCCACTGAGAGAGTAATATCTGATTATACCCAAGTATATTACAACAGACTAGAAAGTCACAAGCGTGTTCAGCCCTTTGAAGAAATTGTTATTAAAAATGGAGCACTTAATACCAAATACAAAGCTATTCAGAGAAGTCTCTATGATATCCATATGGAAAAGTGGCTTAAGCATTTCAACTTAGATCAGATTCACATAGTGGATGGCAATACTTTAATCAAAGACCCTCTTCCTGagttacaaaaagtggaaacatttctTAATCTTCCTTCCAGAATTATGTCTTcaaatttttattttaaccaaACCAAGGGGTTCTATTGCATTAGAAGTGATGGAAGAGAGAGATGTTTACATGAATCCAAAGGGCGTCCCCACCCTGTTGTCAACAACACTGTTTTAGAGCAACTTTACTCCTACTTCAGAGAGCACAATGCAAAATTTTACAGAATGGTTAATCATTCGTTTGACTGGCATTAA